A window of Kribbella sp. NBC_00382 genomic DNA:
CGGCGATCGCCCGGAGCGGGACGTGGACGAGAACCGGTACGTCGGTTCGGCGGCGTTCGCCGAGTCGGTCTTCGATCTGGACCGGGACGAGAACGTCTGGGCCAGCGGCTGGGTCGAGAAGCCCGAGCCCGACGACCGGTCGGACATGGATGAACTGTGGCAAACCGTCCGCAACGCCGGACGCCCGACCACCCCGCCTAGCTGACGCCCCCACACTCCTTTGGCCAGCCCGGCCAGGTGAGGGTCAACTGGTTGTGTCGCTTGAGGAGATGGAAGCCGGGCGGCAGCTGAGCCAGCGGCCGGCCCGCCGGGTCGATCCGCAGCGTCGGGCCTTTGCCGCGGCGGAGGTGTTCGTTCCAGCTACGAACCTGGTCGACGAGTAGCTCGGCGAAGTCTTGCCCGGCCGGGCCATGGGCGTTGGCGCCGAGTTCGACGAAGTCCGGGTCGGCCGCCGGACGAGCGGTGAGGTAGCCGAGCGAGGTGCTGGACGCCATCGCGGATGCTCCCCAGCGTGGGACCGGGGCAACGATTCCCTTCTTCAAGGCACGTGGCTCGGCGCTGAGGACGCAGTACCCGGGGATGGTGCTCGCGAGCCAGAGGTCTAGGTCGGAGAGCGGTTCCTCGCGGTTCATCAGCACGCCGGACCAGGCTGACGCCTTCGGCTGGTCGAGCACCCGCTCGGGCGGTACCGGTTCGGACTCCTGGTCCTCGTCGAAGGTCAGGCTGACCAACTCGCCGTGCAGCGGGACGTACTGCTCGTGGCCCGCGCCCGCACCCTGCATGTTGACGAAGCCGCAGACGGTCATCGACCTGCTCTCCAAGGACTCTTCGAGCAGATCGAAAGCGATCGACCGGGTCTGCGACCGGAACCTCAGCGGTACGACGATTCGCCCGCCCGGCGCGAGCTGGTCCACCCAGGCAGGTGCGAGGTCCCACGCGGTGACGGTGACGATGATGCGGTCGTAGGGAGCGCTCTCCGGGCCGCCGAACTCGCCGTCGGTGCGCAGTACGCGGACGTCCGGATAGCCGGCCGCGTCCAGGGTCTCCCGCGCGCGGATCGTCACGTCCTCGTCGATGTCGATCGTGGTGACCTCGCCGGCCGGACCGACCAGCTCGGCCAGCAGGGCCGCGTTGTAGCCGCCGGAACCGATCTCGAGCACGCGATGACCGGGCCGCACGTCGGCCTGCTCGAGCATCAGCGCGACCACGGTCGGCTGCGAGACCGAGCTGATCGCGACGCCGGACTCGTCGCGCTTCATCAGGACGACGTCGTCGGTGTACGCGATCTCCAGCGGCACCAAGGGGACGAAGAGATGCCGCGGGACCACCCGGAACGCGGCGGCGACCCGCTCGTCGTGGATGGTGCCCTGGTCGACCAGTAGGTCGGTCAACGCCGCGCGCAACGTTCCGGCGTACGGGGAATCGTTGCTTTCGGCATCCATTGGGTCAGTCTGTCGTGTCGCCGAGTGATTCGAGCAGCTTGCGCAGGGTGTCGGCCAACGTCTCGCGTTCGGTCGCCGACAGGCCGGCCAGCAGGCCGTTCTCGGTGTCGATGTGGGTCGGCAGGACCTTGTCGACCAGCTCCAGGCCGGCCGGGGTGAGCGCGACCTGGACACCGCGGCCATCCGTTTCGCTCGGGGTGCGCTTGACCAGGCCGCGCTCCTCCAGCTTGTCGAGCCGCTGGGTGATCGCGCCGGAGGTGACCATCGAGGAGCGCATCAGGCCGGCCGGGGTCAGGCTGTGCTCCGCGTTGCTGCGGCGGAGGGTCGCCAGCACGTCGAAGGAGGCCCGGTCGAGGTCGTGCTTGGCGAAGTTGCGGCGCAGCTCGCCGTCGATCAGCAGGGAGAGTCGCTTCAGCCGGCCGATCACGGCCATCGGCGAGGCGTCCAGATCCGGGCGGCGCTCGCGCCACTGGTCGAGCACTCGATCGACATGGTCTGCCATCTCTCCAGCGTACTGGAAATCGCTTAGCGGTGAGATAAAACACTGGTGAAGTTGCTTAGCGGTGAGATACATTGTCTTAGTGCTAAGCAATCGAGTCTCACTGATCCTCACCACGGCGATCGCGCCGGCGCTGTGGGGAACCACGTACCTGGTCACAACGGAGCTGCTGCCACCGCAGCGTCCGCTTCTCGCCGCCTTCCTCCGCGCACTGCCCGCTGGCCTGCTCCTGGTCGCGATCACCCGACGTCTGCCGCAAGGGATCTGGTGGTGGCGCGCACTGGTACTCGGCGCCCTGAACATCGGCGCCTTCAACGCCCTGCTTTTCATAGGCGCCTACCGACTGCCTGGCGGAGTCGCTGCGACCGTGGGCGCGCTGCAGCCGCTACTGGTCGCCCTGCTCTCCACTGGGCTGCTAGGCGAGCGCTTGACGGTCAAGACCCTGCTGACGGCGACTGCTGGAGTAGCAGGCGTCAGCCTCCTAGTACTGCGCGCCGACGCACGCCTGGACGCCTGGGGCGTTATCGCTGCCCTGGGTGGAGCCGTAGTGATGGCCACCGGCGTAGTACTCAGCAAGCGCTGGGCCTCCCCCGCTCCCCTACTAGCCACCACCGGCTGGCAACTAGTCGCCGGCGGCCTACTGCTCATGCCGGTCGCCTGGCTGGTCGAGGGAGCGCCCCCTGCCTCCTTCACCGCCGCCAACCTCGCCGGCTACAGCTACTTGGCACTCTTCGGCTCCGCCATCGCGTACGCCCTCTGGTTCCGCGGCCTCCGAGCCCTCTCCCCCACCAACGTCACCTTCCTAGGTCTACTCAGCCCAGTAGTAGCCACCACCCTCGGCTGGCTGGTCGTCGACCAGCACCTCACTCCCCTCCAACTCCTAGGCGGCCTGATCGTCCTAGCCGCCCTCATCACCGCCCAACTGAAAAGGACCAGCCATGCGCATCACCATCTTCGGCGCAACCGGAGCAGTAGGCACCCG
This region includes:
- the fxlM gene encoding methyltransferase, FxLD system encodes the protein MDAESNDSPYAGTLRAALTDLLVDQGTIHDERVAAAFRVVPRHLFVPLVPLEIAYTDDVVLMKRDESGVAISSVSQPTVVALMLEQADVRPGHRVLEIGSGGYNAALLAELVGPAGEVTTIDIDEDVTIRARETLDAAGYPDVRVLRTDGEFGGPESAPYDRIIVTVTAWDLAPAWVDQLAPGGRIVVPLRFRSQTRSIAFDLLEESLESRSMTVCGFVNMQGAGAGHEQYVPLHGELVSLTFDEDQESEPVPPERVLDQPKASAWSGVLMNREEPLSDLDLWLASTIPGYCVLSAEPRALKKGIVAPVPRWGASAMASSTSLGYLTARPAADPDFVELGANAHGPAGQDFAELLVDQVRSWNEHLRRGKGPTLRIDPAGRPLAQLPPGFHLLKRHNQLTLTWPGWPKECGGVS
- a CDS encoding MarR family winged helix-turn-helix transcriptional regulator, which codes for MADHVDRVLDQWRERRPDLDASPMAVIGRLKRLSLLIDGELRRNFAKHDLDRASFDVLATLRRSNAEHSLTPAGLMRSSMVTSGAITQRLDKLEERGLVKRTPSETDGRGVQVALTPAGLELVDKVLPTHIDTENGLLAGLSATERETLADTLRKLLESLGDTTD
- a CDS encoding DMT family transporter codes for the protein MLSNRVSLILTTAIAPALWGTTYLVTTELLPPQRPLLAAFLRALPAGLLLVAITRRLPQGIWWWRALVLGALNIGAFNALLFIGAYRLPGGVAATVGALQPLLVALLSTGLLGERLTVKTLLTATAGVAGVSLLVLRADARLDAWGVIAALGGAVVMATGVVLSKRWASPAPLLATTGWQLVAGGLLLMPVAWLVEGAPPASFTAANLAGYSYLALFGSAIAYALWFRGLRALSPTNVTFLGLLSPVVATTLGWLVVDQHLTPLQLLGGLIVLAALITAQLKRTSHAHHHLRRNRSSRHPNNPGSPLPGPRGNSSRPEPCTPGDAAA